A stretch of the bacterium genome encodes the following:
- a CDS encoding UPF0175 family protein, whose protein sequence is MATKTLSIRMSDDDYKFLSRLAKEEKEDVSKAVRELVDTGRVMLAIEKYKKSEASLEKSAKIAGVSISKMMDILKEYCVDTNLDFEDYLGSLNSIRKIW, encoded by the coding sequence ATGGCAACCAAAACACTAAGCATAAGAATGAGTGACGATGATTACAAGTTCCTTTCCCGGCTTGCGAAAGAAGAGAAGGAGGATGTTTCAAAGGCCGTAAGGGAACTTGTCGATACCGGCCGGGTGATGCTCGCGATAGAAAAATACAAAAAGTCGGAAGCTTCTCTCGAGAAATCCGCGAAAATCGCGGGTGTTTCCATATCAAAAATGATGGATATTTTAAAGGAATATTGTGTGGATACGAACCTGGATTTTGAAGATTATCTTGGGAGCTTAAATTCAATACGAAAAATCTGGTAA
- a CDS encoding DNA polymerase III subunit alpha yields MVHSHFVHLHVHTEYSLLDGACRIDDLIKLAKKYHMPALAITDHGNMFGAIEFYEKAMKEGIKPVIGCEVYIAPNSRFEKESRGISDASYHLVLLAKDKTGYKNLMELVSKGYLEGFYYRPRIDKEILREFSRGLICLSSCLKGEIANLILSGRLDDAKKTANFYKDIFPPGDFFLEIQNNGLKEQSAVSESLIMLSKELEIPLVATSDCHYLQKEDAKAHDMLLCIQTGTTRSDPKRMRFSSEEFYFRSPDEMNGLFKDIPEAIYNTIDIAERCNLELFFDQIYLPHFEVPRNDTPLNYLERLCREGLKKRYGEITPEIENRLNYELKVINKMGYPSYFLIVWDFIRYAKEHDIPVGPGRGSASGSIVSYALGITNLDPIKYGLIFERFLNPERVSLPDIDIDFCYERRAEVIDYVTKKYGVSNVAQIITFGTMAARGVIRDVGRVLDMSYAEVDRIAKLIPFEPDITLDKALNSEEELSRLINTREDVKELFDIAKRLEGLTRHASMHAAGVVISKDNLTNYVPLFRGANNEVITQYDMNSIDRIGLLKIDFLGLRTLTVIFDTIQIIKRTKNINVNPDELVMDDPATYKVLINGNSIGIFQLESRGMRDLLRKLKPGTFEDIIALIALYRPGPLGSNMVDDFIKCKHGLMKIKYLHPKLEDILQTTYGIILYQEQVMKIAEAVGNFTMGQADILRKAMGKKIPEVMDRQRKTFVEGAKKNGIDPKISNEIFDLMAKFAGYGFNKSHSAAYAMVAYQTAYLKTHFPTEFMAALLTSEMGDNKKIVLYVEECRRMNIDVLPPDINESFAKFTVVKERVIRFGLNAVKNVGEAAIESIISGRKQLKKYKTLLEFCKTVDLRAVNRRVIESLIKCGAFDSLGIYRSRLLATLDETMEVASGIQKDKQSGQFSLFGAEENGGREIKIPDIEEWPESQLLNMEKEMLGLYISGHPLDHYKEEVKQWTNCNTTDLINMSQDDEVRIAGIISSIKKTITKKGDKMGFAGLEDRHSVVEVIVFPSVFKNAGEFLNEDVLIFVMGRLDFSGEQNERVKIIAEEIIPLSQVKEKMTDIIHIRINTLGLENSLLEETKKILNSHKGRCSVYLHFLKPSKDEIVQKLNSDYLAAPSSELIDEIEKILGDGSIWFSSRKIFLKNG; encoded by the coding sequence ATGGTTCATTCGCATTTTGTTCATCTTCATGTTCATACAGAATACAGCCTCCTGGACGGCGCGTGCCGCATTGACGATCTGATAAAACTTGCCAAAAAATATCATATGCCCGCCCTTGCCATAACCGACCACGGTAATATGTTTGGTGCGATAGAATTTTATGAAAAGGCAATGAAGGAGGGTATAAAACCGGTCATCGGGTGCGAGGTATATATTGCGCCCAACAGCCGCTTTGAAAAAGAATCCAGGGGAATTTCTGACGCATCATACCACCTTGTTCTCCTCGCAAAGGACAAGACAGGCTACAAAAATTTAATGGAACTTGTAAGCAAAGGGTATCTTGAGGGGTTTTATTACCGGCCGAGAATCGATAAGGAGATTTTAAGGGAGTTTAGCCGCGGCCTTATTTGCTTGAGCAGCTGCCTGAAAGGAGAAATCGCAAACTTGATTCTTTCAGGGAGATTGGATGACGCAAAAAAAACCGCGAATTTTTATAAGGACATTTTTCCGCCAGGGGATTTTTTCCTGGAAATTCAAAATAACGGTTTAAAAGAACAGTCGGCTGTTTCTGAAAGTTTGATTATGTTAAGTAAAGAACTTGAAATTCCCCTGGTTGCCACGAGTGACTGCCATTATCTTCAAAAAGAAGATGCGAAGGCACATGACATGCTCCTTTGCATCCAGACAGGTACCACCCGCAGTGACCCTAAGAGAATGCGGTTTTCTTCTGAAGAATTTTATTTCCGCTCTCCAGATGAAATGAATGGACTTTTTAAAGATATTCCTGAGGCAATTTATAATACTATTGATATTGCTGAACGGTGCAACCTTGAATTATTTTTTGATCAAATTTATCTGCCTCACTTTGAAGTCCCGCGCAATGATACTCCTCTTAATTATCTTGAACGGCTTTGCAGGGAAGGTTTGAAAAAACGCTATGGTGAAATTACTCCTGAGATTGAAAACAGGTTGAATTATGAGTTGAAAGTTATCAATAAAATGGGTTACCCGAGTTATTTTTTGATTGTCTGGGATTTTATACGATATGCAAAAGAACATGATATCCCTGTAGGGCCCGGCAGGGGGTCTGCTTCAGGGAGTATTGTGTCTTATGCGCTGGGAATAACCAATCTTGACCCGATAAAATACGGGTTGATATTTGAAAGGTTCTTGAACCCGGAAAGGGTGAGCCTTCCTGATATAGACATTGATTTTTGTTATGAAAGAAGGGCTGAAGTAATTGATTATGTAACAAAAAAATACGGCGTGTCGAATGTGGCCCAGATTATCACATTCGGGACCATGGCCGCGCGGGGTGTTATTCGCGACGTGGGAAGGGTTTTGGATATGTCTTACGCGGAGGTTGACAGGATTGCGAAATTAATACCTTTTGAACCTGACATAACGCTCGATAAGGCGCTTAATTCGGAAGAGGAGCTTTCAAGGCTTATTAATACAAGGGAGGATGTTAAGGAGTTGTTCGATATTGCAAAAAGGCTTGAAGGTCTCACACGCCACGCTTCGATGCACGCGGCAGGTGTTGTTATTTCTAAAGATAATCTTACGAATTACGTCCCTCTTTTCCGCGGCGCGAACAATGAAGTGATTACACAATATGACATGAATTCGATTGACAGGATAGGACTTTTAAAGATTGATTTCCTGGGATTGCGCACTTTGACGGTTATTTTTGATACAATTCAGATAATAAAAAGGACCAAAAATATCAATGTGAATCCCGACGAACTTGTGATGGATGACCCGGCAACTTATAAGGTTTTAATCAATGGGAATTCAATCGGAATATTTCAGCTTGAAAGCAGGGGAATGAGGGATTTACTCAGGAAATTAAAACCGGGGACTTTTGAGGATATAATCGCCCTTATCGCTTTATACCGCCCCGGTCCCCTGGGAAGCAACATGGTCGATGATTTTATTAAATGCAAGCATGGTTTGATGAAGATAAAATATCTTCATCCAAAACTTGAAGATATCCTGCAAACTACCTATGGAATAATACTTTACCAGGAACAGGTTATGAAGATAGCTGAGGCCGTGGGTAATTTTACAATGGGGCAGGCTGACATTTTACGAAAGGCAATGGGGAAAAAGATCCCGGAGGTCATGGATCGCCAGAGAAAGACTTTTGTTGAAGGCGCGAAAAAAAACGGGATCGATCCCAAAATTTCCAATGAGATATTTGACCTGATGGCGAAATTCGCGGGTTACGGTTTTAACAAGTCTCATAGTGCCGCTTACGCGATGGTGGCATACCAGACAGCTTATCTTAAAACACATTTTCCGACAGAGTTTATGGCCGCGCTTCTGACGTCTGAAATGGGTGATAATAAAAAAATTGTTTTATATGTTGAGGAATGCCGCAGGATGAACATTGATGTACTGCCACCCGATATTAATGAAAGTTTTGCAAAATTTACCGTGGTTAAAGAAAGGGTGATACGTTTTGGGCTTAACGCGGTAAAAAACGTCGGCGAGGCTGCAATTGAATCTATAATTTCAGGGAGAAAACAGCTTAAAAAATACAAAACACTTTTGGAATTTTGCAAGACCGTGGATTTAAGGGCTGTAAACCGGCGTGTAATCGAAAGTTTAATTAAATGCGGGGCGTTTGATTCGTTGGGAATTTACCGCTCCAGGCTCCTTGCGACCCTGGATGAAACAATGGAAGTCGCCTCGGGGATTCAAAAGGATAAACAATCAGGCCAGTTTTCTTTGTTTGGGGCCGAGGAAAATGGTGGCCGGGAAATCAAAATACCTGATATTGAGGAATGGCCGGAAAGCCAGCTTTTAAACATGGAGAAGGAGATGCTTGGTTTATATATTTCAGGGCACCCGTTAGACCATTATAAAGAAGAAGTAAAACAATGGACAAATTGCAATACGACGGATTTGATAAATATGTCGCAGGATGATGAGGTGCGTATCGCGGGAATTATCAGTTCTATAAAGAAGACAATTACAAAAAAAGGCGATAAGATGGGTTTTGCCGGCCTGGAAGACAGGCATAGTGTGGTGGAAGTTATTGTTTTCCCGTCTGTATTCAAGAATGCGGGAGAATTCCTCAACGAGGATGTTTTGATATTTGTGATGGGAAGATTGGATTTTTCAGGGGAACAGAATGAAAGAGTTAAAATAATCGCAGAAGAGATAATCCCGCTTTCTCAAGTAAAGGAGAAAATGACCGATATAATCCATATCAGGATAAATACGTTAGGATTAGAAAACAGTTTATTGGAAGAAACTAAAAAAATACTAAACAGCCATAAAGGCCGATGTTCCGTTTATTTGCATTTTTTAAAACCTTCAAAAGACGAAATTGTCCAAAAATTAAATTCTGATTATCTTGCCGCGCCCTCAAGTGAATTGATAGACGAAATTGAAAAAATCCTTGGTGACGGCAGTATTTGGTTCAGCAGCCGGAAAATATTTTTGAAAAATGGTTGA
- a CDS encoding acetyl-CoA carboxylase carboxyltransferase subunit alpha: MSSIPLEFENEVYILEKKIFELKKTENAAKNLTEARELEEKLARVKEKVYASLTPWQRVQLARHPQRPYTLDYIKLIIDDFIELRGDRLFSDDQAIVGGIAKFDNQSIMVIGHQKGRGTKDNLARNFGMPHPEGYRKARRLMKLAEKFGFPVITFIDTPGAYPGIGAEERGQGEAIANNMEIMVRLQVPIICAVIGEGSSGGALAIGVGDKILMMENAIYSVISPEGCAAILWKDSAKVEEAAEALKLTAPDLLKFGVIDEIIPEPIGGAHRLKEEAARNLKNSIIKNLKLLQSIPLGHLLENRFDKFKKMGRFIE, encoded by the coding sequence ATGAGCAGTATACCTTTGGAATTTGAAAATGAAGTATATATTTTGGAGAAGAAGATATTTGAGTTAAAAAAGACGGAAAACGCGGCTAAAAATTTAACAGAAGCCAGGGAATTAGAGGAAAAACTTGCACGGGTAAAGGAAAAAGTTTACGCATCACTGACCCCGTGGCAAAGGGTTCAGTTGGCCAGGCACCCGCAGCGTCCTTACACACTTGATTATATTAAATTAATCATTGATGATTTTATTGAGCTTCGCGGTGACAGGTTGTTTTCCGATGACCAGGCAATTGTTGGCGGTATAGCAAAATTTGATAATCAGTCCATAATGGTTATCGGCCATCAAAAGGGAAGAGGCACAAAGGACAATTTAGCCCGTAATTTCGGCATGCCGCATCCTGAAGGATACCGGAAAGCAAGAAGATTGATGAAATTGGCTGAAAAATTCGGTTTTCCTGTAATCACATTTATTGACACACCGGGTGCCTACCCGGGGATCGGCGCGGAAGAGCGGGGACAGGGTGAGGCCATTGCAAATAATATGGAAATAATGGTACGGCTTCAGGTCCCGATTATATGCGCGGTTATCGGAGAAGGTTCAAGCGGAGGCGCGTTAGCCATTGGAGTCGGGGACAAGATTTTAATGATGGAAAATGCTATCTATTCGGTTATTTCTCCTGAAGGCTGTGCGGCTATACTCTGGAAAGATTCCGCGAAAGTGGAGGAGGCTGCGGAGGCCTTAAAACTTACCGCGCCGGATTTATTGAAGTTCGGTGTCATTGACGAGATAATACCTGAACCAATCGGAGGCGCGCACCGTTTAAAAGAAGAGGCTGCCAGGAATTTAAAAAATTCCATAATAAAAAATCTGAAATTGTTACAGTCTATTCCCCTTGGACATTTGTTAGAAAATCGTTTTGATAAATTTAAAAAAATGGGAAGATTTATAGAATAG
- a CDS encoding L-threonylcarbamoyladenylate synthase, with the protein MEIIRLKSGNISAAGIKRIRDVLKNDGLVIFPTDTVYGLAGNAGSSFALEKIYKLKKRPKDKPFIIFVPDIDSLNKLKIKFVPKIKKLLNVFWPGAVTFIFRKIPLNPPFSKGERGGFKRSETIAVRIPGHPVVLAILKEFNGPLVVTSANISGKEAPIYFKQIDAEILKNTDIAVDEGICRFGVVSTIVDVSEKELKILREGAVPKEKIIEIWGELNGEKGKSFKES; encoded by the coding sequence GTGGAGATTATTCGCCTTAAATCCGGAAATATTTCAGCGGCTGGAATAAAAAGAATAAGAGATGTTTTAAAAAATGACGGGTTGGTAATTTTCCCGACAGATACTGTATATGGTCTGGCAGGAAACGCAGGCAGCAGTTTTGCACTCGAAAAGATATATAAATTAAAGAAAAGACCGAAGGATAAACCGTTTATAATTTTTGTTCCTGATATTGATTCCTTAAATAAACTTAAAATTAAGTTTGTTCCAAAGATAAAAAAGTTGCTTAATGTATTTTGGCCCGGAGCAGTTACTTTTATTTTTAGAAAAATCCCCCTTAATCCCCCTTTTTCAAAGGGGGAAAGAGGGGGATTTAAAAGAAGCGAAACGATAGCGGTTCGTATTCCCGGCCATCCGGTTGTTCTTGCCATACTTAAGGAATTTAACGGCCCGCTTGTGGTTACAAGTGCTAATATTTCGGGGAAAGAGGCACCTATTTATTTTAAACAAATAGACGCTGAGATTTTAAAAAATACTGATATAGCGGTTGATGAGGGTATTTGCAGGTTTGGTGTTGTGTCAACTATTGTTGATGTTAGTGAAAAAGAATTGAAAATTTTGCGGGAAGGCGCGGTTCCAAAAGAAAAAATAATAGAAATTTGGGGAGAATTAAATGGGGAAAAAGGCAAAAGTTTTAAAGAGTCCTGA
- a CDS encoding pyruvate/oxaloacetate carboxyltransferase, protein MGKKAKVLKSPDKKTVKVTDTTLRDAHQSLWATRMRTDDILPIASKIDEVGYYSVEVWGGATFDVCMRYLNEDPWERLKLIKKYFKKTPLQMLLRGQNIVGYKNYPDDVLDIFIKKSVENGISIFRIFDALNDVRNLEKAIEITKREGAHAQGNICYTVSPFHDIKHYLDCARRQVNLGVDSLNIKDMAGILTPYIAYDLISALKSEFKITIQLHCHSSSGMAAVSYLKGIEAGADIIDCASAPLALYTSQPAIETMIAILRDTDKKMNFNMAKLKEVSDYFEALSEKKKLMRPQQSLIDIAVITHQVPGGMVSNLIAQLDKQKALDKLEEVLVEIPKVRQELGYPPLVTPTSQVIGTQAVFNVLTGERYKIVPEEVKDYVRGLYGRSPAPMDEKVKQKILKGEKSINVRPADLLSPIMEKVKAELEPDLVQKEEDYISYALFPNVALNFFRWRKYPERYPPAEDPLSAVNVEVEKKVKEKDTVEEIKNIVKVMEVNNIAELSVEEKDSKFRIKRNMGIMLESIEGLVGGTITEPLKMVPGIVEEEIGQGKFYVESPMIGTFYRATSPTAEPFVEEGDEVKPGHVICIIEAMKLMNELQIEKRGRIEKILVKNSQPVEKGQKLFLVKEL, encoded by the coding sequence ATGGGGAAAAAGGCAAAAGTTTTAAAGAGTCCTGATAAAAAAACGGTAAAAGTCACAGATACCACCTTGCGTGACGCTCATCAATCTCTCTGGGCGACACGTATGCGGACGGATGATATCCTTCCTATCGCGAGTAAAATTGATGAAGTTGGTTATTATTCGGTTGAGGTTTGGGGGGGCGCCACATTTGACGTCTGCATGCGCTATCTTAACGAAGACCCGTGGGAAAGGCTAAAATTAATAAAAAAATATTTTAAAAAAACTCCTCTCCAGATGCTTTTACGCGGGCAGAACATAGTCGGGTATAAAAATTACCCTGATGATGTGCTGGACATTTTTATTAAAAAATCAGTTGAAAACGGCATAAGTATCTTCAGGATTTTTGATGCGTTGAACGATGTCCGTAATTTGGAAAAAGCGATTGAAATCACAAAAAGAGAAGGGGCGCATGCCCAGGGTAATATTTGTTATACCGTAAGCCCCTTTCATGATATTAAACATTATCTTGATTGCGCCCGCAGGCAGGTAAATTTGGGGGTGGATTCCTTAAATATCAAGGATATGGCGGGGATATTGACCCCATATATTGCCTATGATTTAATAAGCGCACTAAAAAGTGAATTTAAAATTACAATTCAGCTCCACTGCCATTCTTCCTCAGGCATGGCCGCTGTAAGCTACCTGAAAGGTATTGAGGCAGGTGCGGATATTATTGACTGCGCGTCTGCGCCTCTTGCCCTTTATACTTCCCAGCCTGCTATAGAAACCATGATAGCCATCCTGCGTGACACTGATAAAAAAATGAATTTTAACATGGCTAAATTAAAAGAAGTGTCCGACTACTTTGAAGCCCTTTCAGAGAAGAAAAAATTAATGCGGCCTCAGCAGTCGCTGATAGACATCGCGGTCATAACTCACCAGGTCCCTGGGGGCATGGTATCAAATTTAATTGCCCAGCTGGATAAACAGAAGGCGCTTGATAAACTCGAAGAAGTTCTTGTTGAAATCCCGAAGGTGAGGCAGGAGTTAGGCTATCCTCCTTTAGTTACGCCTACAAGCCAGGTAATCGGCACCCAGGCAGTATTTAACGTTTTAACCGGTGAAAGGTATAAAATTGTGCCGGAAGAAGTCAAAGATTATGTCAGGGGTTTATACGGCCGTTCACCCGCGCCTATGGATGAAAAGGTCAAACAAAAAATTTTAAAAGGAGAAAAATCCATAAATGTCCGTCCGGCTGATTTGCTTTCTCCTATAATGGAAAAGGTCAAAGCTGAATTGGAGCCGGATCTCGTGCAGAAAGAAGAGGATTATATTTCTTACGCGCTTTTCCCGAATGTCGCTTTGAATTTTTTCCGCTGGAGAAAATATCCTGAAAGATATCCGCCGGCTGAAGACCCTCTTTCTGCGGTTAACGTTGAAGTTGAAAAAAAAGTAAAAGAGAAAGATACAGTCGAAGAAATAAAAAATATTGTAAAAGTTATGGAGGTTAACAATATTGCAGAATTAAGCGTGGAGGAAAAAGACAGCAAATTCAGGATTAAACGCAATATGGGTATTATGCTGGAATCAATTGAGGGATTAGTCGGCGGCACTATAACCGAACCTTTAAAAATGGTCCCCGGCATTGTTGAAGAAGAAATCGGACAGGGTAAATTTTATGTTGAATCACCCATGATAGGAACATTTTACCGTGCTACATCGCCCACCGCTGAACCGTTTGTTGAAGAGGGGGATGAGGTAAAACCCGGCCATGTCATATGTATTATCGAGGCCATGAAACTTATGAATGAGCTCCAGATTGAAAAAAGAGGACGCATAGAAAAAATACTGGTTAAAAATTCGCAGCCGGTCGAAAAAGGGCAGAAATTATTTTTAGTGAAAGAATTATAA
- a CDS encoding flippase, whose product MEIKFDFSRILKDTFFLILSSIISKAFTFFFIIFAVRTLKAENFGIYGLILSILAIFTIISDFGLQSLTIREVSRDKNSASQYLSHNLILKIVLVFLSYLGLYFFVIISNYPSQVKNLILIAGFGFVADSFRNTFNAYFFIYERTDILSFFNVFGSFMNAVSGIIVLILGFGLKGIIIQTVLMNWLLFIVVFLIVIKKFVRFEFKIKYDFVKKVIKGAFPFAMLTILSVIYFKIDTVLLSMFQNARAVGIYSAPYKLVEVLMFIPASLAGVLFPFVSYFSINSSENLLKSYQYSVKILLIIILPVAIITIIFGEQIVLLALGNEFTDSGFPLKILMLALIIIFINAPAGNIIYNSNYLYSFIKWAGLNTLLNFILNLIFIPAYSYNGAAFVTLITEMTGAAINFYFLKKIFV is encoded by the coding sequence GTGGAGATAAAATTTGATTTTTCTCGCATTTTAAAGGATACATTTTTTTTAATATTATCTTCTATTATAAGCAAAGCCTTTACATTTTTTTTTATAATATTTGCCGTCCGGACCCTTAAGGCAGAGAATTTCGGCATTTATGGGTTAATCCTTTCCATATTGGCAATCTTTACCATTATTTCAGATTTCGGCCTTCAATCCCTGACAATCCGTGAAGTCTCGCGCGATAAAAATTCAGCTTCTCAATACCTGTCCCACAATTTGATTTTAAAGATAGTTCTGGTTTTTTTATCATATCTTGGACTCTATTTTTTTGTGATTATTTCTAATTACCCTTCCCAGGTTAAAAATCTGATTTTGATAGCAGGATTTGGCTTTGTTGCTGATTCTTTCCGAAATACCTTTAATGCATATTTTTTTATATATGAAAGAACAGACATATTGTCGTTTTTTAATGTTTTTGGCTCATTTATGAATGCAGTATCCGGGATTATTGTTTTAATTTTGGGGTTTGGATTAAAAGGGATAATAATACAAACTGTCTTAATGAACTGGCTCCTTTTTATAGTGGTTTTTTTAATTGTGATAAAAAAATTTGTAAGGTTTGAATTTAAAATCAAATATGATTTTGTTAAAAAAGTGATAAAAGGTGCTTTCCCTTTTGCCATGTTAACGATTTTATCCGTTATTTATTTCAAAATAGATACAGTTCTGCTTTCAATGTTCCAGAATGCCCGGGCTGTCGGCATTTATTCAGCCCCATACAAATTAGTAGAAGTTTTAATGTTTATTCCTGCAAGCTTAGCCGGGGTGCTGTTTCCTTTTGTATCATATTTTTCCATAAATTCATCAGAGAATCTTTTAAAAAGCTATCAATATTCTGTAAAAATTTTATTAATAATTATTTTGCCTGTTGCAATAATTACGATTATTTTCGGAGAACAAATCGTTCTCCTGGCGCTTGGAAACGAGTTTACAGACTCGGGTTTTCCTTTAAAAATTCTTATGCTGGCATTAATAATTATATTTATTAATGCACCGGCAGGAAATATTATCTATAATTCAAATTATTTATATTCGTTTATTAAATGGGCAGGTTTGAATACACTTCTTAATTTTATATTAAATTTGATTTTTATTCCTGCATATAGTTATAACGGCGCGGCATTTGTTACGCTTATTACAGAAATGACCGGCGCCGCCATTAATTTCTATTTTTTGAAAAAGATATTTGTTTAA
- a CDS encoding glycosyltransferase family 2 protein, producing MKLSIIIVNWNTGNLLRNCLRSIYENYGPADFEVIVVDNDSKDGSPRMVGKDFPEIKLIKNKENMGFSKANNQAIEICRGDYVLILNPDIIIKKNAIENMLEFLNVNNDAGAAGAKFLNPDGSVQKAGYYRRSPSIIQILLFYTILNRIFRHFPGICSRYWENDDMDNRHEVDQIPGACVLVKREVLEKTGGFDEDYFIWYEDVDWCFRIKRAGWKLYYCHDAEMVHYGGQSFINVNSGEKIILFYAGLLKYFQKNHSKTDYFLARSIITVNFLIVNTAQILMYPFAAKKRGIWRDNISARWRFIKNA from the coding sequence ATGAAACTTTCAATAATTATTGTTAATTGGAACACCGGAAATTTATTGAGAAACTGCCTGAGATCCATTTACGAAAATTACGGCCCGGCGGATTTTGAAGTTATAGTTGTTGATAATGATTCTAAAGACGGAAGCCCCAGGATGGTGGGAAAAGATTTCCCTGAAATTAAACTGATTAAAAACAAAGAGAACATGGGTTTCTCAAAGGCGAATAACCAGGCGATAGAAATATGCAGGGGAGATTACGTACTTATTTTAAATCCCGATATAATTATTAAAAAAAATGCGATAGAAAACATGCTGGAATTTTTAAATGTTAATAACGATGCCGGTGCAGCAGGCGCCAAATTCCTTAACCCTGATGGAAGTGTTCAAAAAGCGGGGTATTACCGGAGGTCTCCGTCCATAATTCAAATACTTTTATTTTATACAATACTTAACAGAATATTCAGGCATTTCCCGGGAATATGTTCCCGTTACTGGGAGAATGACGATATGGATAACCGGCACGAGGTTGACCAGATTCCGGGTGCCTGCGTTCTGGTTAAAAGAGAGGTCCTCGAAAAAACAGGAGGATTTGACGAGGATTATTTTATATGGTATGAGGATGTTGACTGGTGTTTCAGGATAAAAAGGGCCGGGTGGAAATTATATTATTGCCATGATGCTGAAATGGTGCATTATGGCGGGCAGAGTTTCATAAATGTCAATTCGGGTGAAAAAATTATTCTGTTTTATGCGGGCTTATTAAAATATTTTCAAAAGAACCATTCAAAAACAGATTATTTTCTGGCACGTTCAATAATTACCGTAAATTTTTTGATTGTCAATACAGCCCAGATATTAATGTATCCTTTTGCGGCAAAAAAACGCGGGATTTGGCGGGACAATATTTCCGCGCGCTGGAGATTTATAAAAAATGCATAG
- a CDS encoding glycosyltransferase family 2 protein: MISIIIVTWNSGEHLFSCLKSVKSQTEKDLELVIVDNNSSDSTKEIIKSFKTDIFIENSSNLGFARANNQGISVSKGDYILTLNPDVILGPHYLKKVREEIKKKEKTGMVSGMLIRPSGVIDSQGIYLSSSRRFYDIGEGRESGTHPGYELLGPCAAAGFYSRKMLDDIKIPLSPPFTKGEIGGFEYFDEDFFAYIEDVDLAWRANILGWKAAYCHDAVATHFRGGSRIDSQWKQYLSFRNRYLMIIKNEKVTHLMRYFYLFILYDLTRVIFLFFKNKYVTDDNLKFSNLLKKAWKKRKLILKKQFQL; encoded by the coding sequence ATGATTTCGATAATTATTGTGACATGGAATTCCGGAGAGCATTTATTTTCATGTTTGAAATCGGTTAAAAGCCAGACCGAAAAGGATTTAGAATTAGTTATTGTTGACAATAACTCAAGTGATTCGACAAAAGAAATAATAAAATCGTTTAAAACGGACATATTTATAGAAAATTCAAGCAACCTGGGGTTCGCAAGGGCAAATAACCAGGGTATCAGTGTCTCTAAGGGAGACTATATCCTGACATTAAATCCTGATGTGATCCTTGGCCCGCATTATTTAAAAAAAGTAAGAGAAGAAATTAAAAAAAAAGAAAAAACAGGTATGGTTTCAGGTATGCTGATAAGGCCCTCGGGGGTAATCGATTCACAGGGAATTTATCTAAGTAGCAGCAGGAGATTTTACGACATAGGGGAGGGGAGAGAATCTGGGACCCATCCAGGTTATGAACTGCTTGGCCCCTGTGCGGCGGCAGGTTTTTACAGCAGAAAAATGCTCGATGATATAAAAATCCCCCTTAGTCCCCCTTTTACAAAGGGGGAAATAGGGGGATTTGAATATTTTGATGAGGATTTTTTCGCTTATATTGAGGACGTGGATTTGGCCTGGCGCGCAAATATCCTGGGATGGAAAGCGGCTTATTGCCATGACGCGGTAGCAACGCATTTCAGGGGGGGGAGCCGCATTGATTCGCAGTGGAAGCAGTATCTTAGTTTTCGAAACCGTTATCTTATGATTATTAAAAATGAAAAGGTCACGCATTTAATGAGATACTTTTATCTTTTTATCTTATACGATTTAACCAGGGTGATATTTTTGTTTTTCAAAAATAAATATGTTACCGATGATAACCTGAAATTTTCAAATCTTTTAAAAAAGGCATGGAAGAAAAGAAAACTTATCCTGAAAAAACAGTTTCAATTATAA